From the Carya illinoinensis cultivar Pawnee chromosome 4, C.illinoinensisPawnee_v1, whole genome shotgun sequence genome, one window contains:
- the LOC122307186 gene encoding transcription factor MYB8-like gives MGRSPCCEKAQMNKGAWTKEEDHRLINHIRLHGEGCWRSLPKAAGLLRCGKSCRLRWINYLRPDLKRGNFTAEEDELIIKLHSMLGNKWSLIAGRLPGRTDNEIKNYWNTHIKRKLISRGIDPQTHSPINEISATARAPSHPNFRNSSPPSLPVTKISLMNQSSNKDISNGFSTATTLKPKTESIEDANCSSSGTTTEEEPPRLQQRQKPESQEVAFESKLNLDLSVGLGPFQAESTPVVFANTDESKLQKAPYQLFGTVQSAMAAKAVCLCCHLGFQSSELCKNCQNSNGFYRYHISLDL, from the exons ATGGGACGCTCACCTTGCTGTGAAAAAGCGCAGATGAACAAAGGCGCCTGGACCAAAGAGGAAGACCACCGCCTCATCAACCACATCCGCCTCCACGGCGAAGGCTGTTGGCGCTCCCTTCCCAAAGCCGCTG GATTGTTAAGGTGTGGCAAGAGTTGCAGATTGAGGTGGATAAACTATCTCCGCCCGGACCTCAAGCGTGGTAATTTCACTGCAGAAGAAGATGAGCTCATCATCAAGCTCCATAGCATGCTCGGAAACAA ATGGTCTTTGATTGCGGGAAGATTACCGGGAAGAACTGACAACGAGATCAAGAACTACTGGAACACTCACATCAAGCGCAAACTCATCAGCCGTGGCATCGACCCTCAAACTCACAGCCCTATCAACGAAATCTCCGCCACCGCTAGGGCTCCATCCCACCCAAATTTCAGGAATTCCTCTCCACCATCGTTACCGGTGACCAAAATCAGTCTCATGAATCAGAGTAGCAATAAGGACATCAGTAACGGTTTCAGTACCGCCACGACGTTGAAACCGAAGACCGAGTCTATCGAAGATGCCAACTGCAGCAGTAGCGGCACAACAACCGAGGAAGAACCACCACGACTACAACAACGACAAAAACCAGAGTCGCAAGAAGTAGCGTTCGAGAGCAAACTCAATTTGGATCTTTCTGTAGGGCTTGGGCCGTTTCAGGCGGAGTCGACTCCGGTGGTGTTTGCGAACACGGACGAGTCAAAGCTACAAAAAGCTCCTTACCAGTTGTTTGGGACGGTGCAGTCAGCCATGGCAGCAAAAGCGGTGTGTTTGTGTtgccatttagggtttcagagCAGTGAGTTGTGTAAGAATTGCCAGAACTCTAATGGGTTCTATAGATATCACATATCTTTGGATTTgtag
- the LOC122308454 gene encoding transcription factor IIIA-like, whose translation MEEIGEMEKPIFRDIRRYFCDFCGICRSKKSLITSHILAHHKEEMGEIEVDGEEKIKGNKSNACSECGAAFSKPAYLKQHMQSHSLERPYTCPVDDCHSSYRRKDHLTRHLLQHQGKLFKCPIERCSLEFSFQGNMKRHMKEFHREDCSSPHAECQKQYICQEIGCGKVFRFASKLQKHEDSHVKLDSVEAFCSEPGCMNYFANGKCLKAHIQSCHQHITCEICGTRQLRKNFKRHQRTHKSAGSLERIKCNYKGCLQTFSNKSNLRQHMKAVHLELKPFACSFSGCGMRFAHKHVRDNHEKTGNHVYTLGDFEESDERYQSRPKGGRKRRYPMVEMLIRKRVTPPSQSEEGSDYLSWLLAQTIED comes from the exons atggaggagattGGAGAGATGGAAAAGCCGATATTCAGAGACATTAGGCGTTATTTCTGTGATTTTTGCGGCATCTGCAGGTCCAAGAAGTCCCTTATTACCTCTCACATCCTCGCTCATCACAAG GAAGAGATGGGAGAAATTGAAGTTGATGGGGAAgagaaaataaagggaaataaaTCTAATGCTTGCTCAGAATGTGGGGCAGCTTTCAGTAAACCCGCGTATCTGAAGCAACACATGCAAAGTCATTCACTTGAG AGGCCGTATACTTGTCCAGTTGATGATTGCCATTCCAGTTACAGAAGAAAGGACCACTTGACTCGTCATCTTCTTCAGCACCAAGGTAAACTATTTAAGTGTCCAATCGAGAGATGCAGCCTTGAATTTTCATTCCAAGGCAACATGAAAAGGCACATGAAAGAATTCCATCGCGAGGATTGCTCTTCCCCTCATGCTGAATGCCAGAAGCAGTATATCTGCCAGGAAATAGGTTGCGGAAAGGTTTTCAGATTTGCGTCAAAGCTGCAAAAGCATGAGGACTCCCATG TTAAACTAGACTCGGTGGAGGCATTCTGCTCCGAGCCTGGTTGTATGAATTATTTTGCAAACGGTAAATGCCTTAAGGCCCACATCCAGTCCTGCCACCAACATATTACTTGTGAGATATGTGGCACCAGGCAGCTGAGAAAGAACTTTAAGCGACACCAGCGAACACATAAATCCGCAGGTTCATTGGAGAGAATCAAATGCAATTACAAGGGTTgtcttcaaactttttcaaat AAATCAAATCTCCGTCAGCACATGAAGGCCGTCCACCTTGAACTTAAACCTTTTGCCTGTAGCTTTTCTGGTTGTGGCATGAGGTTCGCACATAAGCATGTTAgagataatcatgaaaagacAGGGAACCATGTTTATACACTT GGGGACTTTGAAGAATCAGACGAGAGATATCAATCCAGGCCTAAGGGTGGGCGAAAGAGGAGGTACCCAATGGTAGAAATGCTGATTCGGAAGAGGGTTACTCCACCGAGTCAATCCGAAGAGGGATCTGACTACCTTTCTTGGTTGCTCGCCCAGACGATTGAGGATTAG
- the LOC122307212 gene encoding uncharacterized protein LOC122307212 isoform X3: protein MPRSWVLFDPIYSSSSTCSYFIRFVHPIRLVYFVVGLKLTKLVHFEMWKASSSRFCPKRDRGMTVPIFLALSNTLVLVKGNFICIQFIDREASNRGGLRGSLVVRMVFLPLEESSYATFARSSSDCCMVGNGRMEKYQQPPV from the exons ATGCCGCGAAGTTGGGTCCTATTTGATCCGATCTATAGCTCATCGTCTACTTGTTCCTATTTTATTCGCTTCGTTCATCCGATTCGACTCGTTTATTTTGTAGTCGGATTAAAACTAACCAAATTGGTTCATTTTGAGATGTGGAAGGCCTCCTCCTCTCGGTTCTGTCCCAAAAGGGACAGAGGCATGACCGTACCGATTTTTCTCGCACTTTCAAATACACTCG TTCTTGTCAAGGGGAATTTCATTTGTATTCAATTCATTGATCGTGAGGCATCTAACAGAGGAGGACTACGCG GAAGCTTAGTGGTGAGGATGGTCTTTCTTCCATTGGAAGAAAGTTCATATGCTACCTTTGCAAGGTCCAGTTCAG ATTGTTGTATGGTTGGAAATGGACGGATGGAGAAGTATCAACAGCCCCCGGTATGA
- the LOC122307212 gene encoding uncharacterized protein LOC122307212 isoform X1: protein MPRSWVLFDPIYSSSSTCSYFIRFVHPIRLVYFVVGLKLTKLVHFEMWKASSSRFCPKRDRGMTVPIFLALSNTLVLVKGNFICIQFIDREASNRGGLRGSLVVRMVFLPLEESSYATFARSSSGAALIYLYGWCIFHIHELFINIYLYIDWTIFRWKQEVGKLPFRGPEVGYIN from the exons ATGCCGCGAAGTTGGGTCCTATTTGATCCGATCTATAGCTCATCGTCTACTTGTTCCTATTTTATTCGCTTCGTTCATCCGATTCGACTCGTTTATTTTGTAGTCGGATTAAAACTAACCAAATTGGTTCATTTTGAGATGTGGAAGGCCTCCTCCTCTCGGTTCTGTCCCAAAAGGGACAGAGGCATGACCGTACCGATTTTTCTCGCACTTTCAAATACACTCG TTCTTGTCAAGGGGAATTTCATTTGTATTCAATTCATTGATCGTGAGGCATCTAACAGAGGAGGACTACGCG GAAGCTTAGTGGTGAGGATGGTCTTTCTTCCATTGGAAGAAAGTTCATATGCTACCTTTGCAAGGTCCAGTTCAG GAGCTGCTTTGATCTATCTCTATGGATggtgtatttttcatattcatgagctgttcataaatatttatttatatattgactgGACAATATTCAGATGGAAGCAGGAAGTTGGGAAATTGCCTTTCAGAGGCCCTGAAGTTGGTTATATTAATTG A
- the LOC122307212 gene encoding uncharacterized protein LOC122307212 isoform X2 encodes MPRSWVLFDPIYSSSSTCSYFIRFVHPIRLVYFVVGLKLTKLVHFEMWKASSSRFCPKRDRGMTVPIFLALSNTLVLVKGNFICIQFIDREASNRGGLRGSLVVRMVFLPLEESSYATFARSSSDGSRKLGNCLSEALKLVILIDCCMVGNGRMEKYQQPPV; translated from the exons ATGCCGCGAAGTTGGGTCCTATTTGATCCGATCTATAGCTCATCGTCTACTTGTTCCTATTTTATTCGCTTCGTTCATCCGATTCGACTCGTTTATTTTGTAGTCGGATTAAAACTAACCAAATTGGTTCATTTTGAGATGTGGAAGGCCTCCTCCTCTCGGTTCTGTCCCAAAAGGGACAGAGGCATGACCGTACCGATTTTTCTCGCACTTTCAAATACACTCG TTCTTGTCAAGGGGAATTTCATTTGTATTCAATTCATTGATCGTGAGGCATCTAACAGAGGAGGACTACGCG GAAGCTTAGTGGTGAGGATGGTCTTTCTTCCATTGGAAGAAAGTTCATATGCTACCTTTGCAAGGTCCAGTTCAG ATGGAAGCAGGAAGTTGGGAAATTGCCTTTCAGAGGCCCTGAAGTTGGTTATATTAATTG ATTGTTGTATGGTTGGAAATGGACGGATGGAGAAGTATCAACAGCCCCCGGTATGA
- the LOC122307212 gene encoding uncharacterized protein LOC122307212 isoform X4, whose protein sequence is MPRSWVLFDPIYSSSSTCSYFIRFVHPIRLVYFVVGLKLTKLVHFEMWKASSSRFCPKRDRGMTVPIFLALSNTLVLVKGNFICIQFIDREASNRGGLRGSLVVRMVFLPLEESSYATFARWKQEVGKLPFRGPEVGYIN, encoded by the exons ATGCCGCGAAGTTGGGTCCTATTTGATCCGATCTATAGCTCATCGTCTACTTGTTCCTATTTTATTCGCTTCGTTCATCCGATTCGACTCGTTTATTTTGTAGTCGGATTAAAACTAACCAAATTGGTTCATTTTGAGATGTGGAAGGCCTCCTCCTCTCGGTTCTGTCCCAAAAGGGACAGAGGCATGACCGTACCGATTTTTCTCGCACTTTCAAATACACTCG TTCTTGTCAAGGGGAATTTCATTTGTATTCAATTCATTGATCGTGAGGCATCTAACAGAGGAGGACTACGCG GAAGCTTAGTGGTGAGGATGGTCTTTCTTCCATTGGAAGAAAGTTCATATGCTACCTTTGCAAG ATGGAAGCAGGAAGTTGGGAAATTGCCTTTCAGAGGCCCTGAAGTTGGTTATATTAATTG A
- the LOC122307211 gene encoding leucine-rich repeat receptor-like protein kinase TDR, producing MKLSSLPFLLLLLLPLLLLSVVYSAPASAVPPELLSLLSLKSSLKDPLSTFHDWDPSSSVNPNPEGDVPVWCSWSGIKCQPKTAQITTLDLSHRNLSGIIPPEIRYLSRLNHLNLSGNNFDGPLQPAIFELPELRTLDISHNNFNSTFPPGISRLKFLHIFNAYSNSFTGSLPHDLVDLRFLEQLNLSGSYFNGSIPPSYGRFPRLKFLYLAGNFLDGPLPPQLGFLTQLEHMEIGYNTFEGGIPVEFSMLSNLRYLDISNANLSGTLAPELGKLTKLESLLLYKNQISGTIPASFGNFKALKTLELSDNRLSGTIPSELASLEGIVEIRLMDNNLSGEIPEKIGELPNLNSLLLWNNSLNGTIPKKLGSNAKLQQLDLSSNSLTGPIPLNLCLGNKLFKLILFSNRLVDQLPRSLTNCTSLFRFRIQNNLLNGSIPYGLGSLPNLTFVDISANNFTGPVPEDLGNSEKLQQLNISQNHFDAVLPDNIWNATSMQIFSASSAKLIGKIPDFIGCKSLSKIELQGNSLNGSIPWDIGHCERLLCLNLSRNSLTGIIPWEISILPSVADVDLSRNFLTGTIPSNFGNCTTLESFNVSYNMLTGPIPSTGLIFPSLHPSSFLGNEGLCGGPLARPCATDTSSEGRVEEANRQQPKRTAGSAVIWIIALAFGIGLFVIAAGTRCFRTNYSHRFGDEREIGPWRLTAFQRLNFTAEDVVECLTNTDKILGMGSTGTVYKAEMPGGEIIAVKKLGVKHKDNVRRSRLGVLAEVEVLGNVRHRNIVRLLGCCSNRECTMLLYEYMPNGNLDDLLHSNTKVVTDWVTRYNIALGVAQGICYLHHDCDPVIVHRDLKPSNILLDGKMEARVADFGVAKLIQSDESMSVIAGSYGYIAPEYAYTLQVDEKSDIYSYGVVLMEILSGKRSVDAEFGDGNSIVDWVRSKIKTKDGVKDILDKNAGASCASVRGEMMQMLKIALLCTSRNPADRPCMRDVVLMLQEAMPKRKFLESMSNVVSCGGGDHIPLAQKPATLG from the exons ATGAAACTTTCTTCCctaccttttcttcttcttcttcttcttcctcttcttcttctctccgtcgtttattctgctcccgcgTCTGCCGTTCCTCCCGAACTCttgtctcttctctctcttaaatCCTCCCTCAAAGACCCCCTCTCCACCTTCCACGACTGGGACCCCAGCTCCTCCGTTAATCCTAATCCCGAAGGCGACGTCCCAGTTTGGTGTTCTTGGTCAGGCATCAAATGCCAACCCAAAACCGCACAAATCACCACCCTCGACCTCTCTCATCGCAATCTCTCTGGCATAATTCCGCCAGAAATCCGGTACCTGTCACGCTTAAATCACTTGAACCTGAGCGGTAACAACTTCGATGGACCTCTCCAACCAGCCATTTTCGAGCTACCGGAGCTCCGGACCCTAGATATCAGCCATAACAACTTCAATTCAACGTTTCCACCTGGGATTTCCAGGCTCAAGTTCTTGCACATCTTTAACGCGTACAGTAACAGCTTCACTGGCTCACTTCCACATGACCTCGTCGACCTCCGCTTCCTCGAGCAACTTAACCTCAGCGGAAGCTACTTCAATGGTAGTATTCCACCAAGCTATGGGCGTTTCCCGAGGCTTAAGTTTCTCTACCTGGCCGGGAACTTTTTGGATGGTCCACTACCACCACAGTTAGGCTTCTTGACACAGCTCGAGCACATGGAGATCGGTTACAACACGTTCGAAGGCGGAATACCCGTCGAATTCTCAATGCTATCAAATCTCAGGTACTTGGACATTTCTAACGCCAATCTCTCTGGCACACTTGCACCCGAGCTCGGGAAACTGACAAAGCTCGAGAGCTTGCTACTCTACAAGAACCAGATTTCAGGCACAATTCCGGCGAGTTTCGGAAATTTCAAAGCACTCAAGACTCTGGAATTGTCCGATAATCGTCTTTCGGGCACGATTCCCTCAGAACTGGCTAGCTTGGAGGGAATCGTCGAGATAAGACTAATGGACAACAACCTAAGCGGCGAAATACCCGAAAAGATCGGCGAATTGCCGAACCTCAACTCGCTACTCTTATGGAACAATTCGCTAAATGGTACTATTCCTAAAAAACTTGGGTCCAACGCCAAGTTGCAGCAGCTCGACCTGTCGTCGAACTCTCTCACCGGTCCAATCCCACTGAACCTTTGCCTCGGAAACAAGTTATTCAAGCTCATTCTCTTCTCCAACAGGCTCGTCGATCAGCTCCCGAGATCGTTAACAAACTGCACCTCTTTGTTTAGGTTTCGGATCCAAAACAACCTGCTCAACGGCTCCATCCCTTACGGTCTCGGGTCTTTGCCCAACCTAACCTTCGTGGACATAAGCGCGAACAATTTCACCGGCCCAGTCCCTGAAGATCTAGGCAATTCCGAGAAATTGCAGCAATTGAATATCTCACAAAACCATTTCGACGCTGTTCTGCCCGACAATATCTGGAACGCCACGAGCATGCAGATCTTTTCAGCCAGTTCAGCGAAGCTCATCGGTAAAATTCCGGACTTCATCGGCTGCAAAAGCTTGTCAAAGATCGAGCTCCAAGGAAACTCCCTTAACGGTTCCATTCCCTGGGATATCGGTCATTGCGAAAGGCTTCTGTGTTTGAATCTAAGCCGTAATTCACTCACCGGAATAATCCCCTGGGAGATATCCATCCTCCCGTCGGTAGCGGATGTCGACCTCTCACGTAATTTCCTCACGGGAACCATCCCCTCTAATTTCGGAAACTGCACCACATTGGAAAGCTTCAACGTATCCTACAATATGCTGACCGGACCGATACCGTCGACGGGTTTGATATTCCCTAGCCTCCATCCCTCGTCGTTTTTAGGGAACGAGGGTCTCTGTGGAGGGCCATTGGCGAGGCCCTGTGCGACCGACACGTCGTCAGAGGGTCGGGTCGAGGAGGCTAACAGACAACAGCCCAAGCGGACGGCTGGCTCCGCCGTTATTTGGATAATCGCGTTGGCATTTGGAATTGGCCTGTTCGTAATTGCCGCCGGGACTCGGTGTTTCCGCACCAATTACAGCCATCGATTTGGCGACGAGCGTGAGATAGGACCGTGGAGGTTGACGGCGTTCCAGAGATTGAACTTCACGGCGGAGGACGTGGTCGAGTGTTTGACGAACACGGATAAGATCTTGGGGATGGGTTCGACGGGGACGGTTTACAAGGCGGAAATGCCCGGTGGAGAGATCATAGCGGTGAAGAAGCTGGGGGTAAAACACAAGGACAACGTGAGGAGGAGCAGACTAGGTGTGTTGGCTGAGGTGGAGGTGCTGGGGAACGTGCGGCACAGGAACATAGTGAGATTGTTAGGGTGCTGCAGCAACCGGGAGTGCACCATGCTGCTCTACGAGTACATGCCCAACGGCAATCTCGACGATCTATTGCACTCCAATACTAAGGTCGTTACCGATTGGGTTACCCGTTACAATATCGCGCTTGGGGTGGCTCAGGGAATTTGCTACCTTCACCACGACTGTGACCCGGTCATCGTGCACCGCGATCTCAAGCCCAGCAATATTTTGCTGGACGGTAAGATGGAGGCCAGGGTAGCCGATTTTGGAGTCGCTAAGTTGATCCAGAGCGATGAGTCCATGTCGGTGATTGCCGGCTCCTACGGCTACATTGCGCCAG AATATGCATATACCTTGCAGGTAGATGAAAAGAGCGATATATATAGTTATGGGGTGGTGTTGATGGAAATTTTGAGTGGTAAAAGATCGGTGGACGCAGAATTTGGGGATGGCAATAGTATTGTGGATTGGGTGAGGTCTAAGATAAAGACTAAGGACGGTGTCAAAGACATATTGGACAAAAATGCCGGCGCCTCATGCGCATCCGTCCGGGGGGAGATGATGCAAATGCTTAAAATAGCACTGCTTTGCACGAGTAGGAACCCAGCCGACCGACCCTGCATGAGGGATGTCGTGTTGATGCTGCAAGAAGCTATGCCCAAGAGGAAGTTTCTCGAGAGCATGAGTAATGTTGTTAGTTGTGGTGGCGGTGATCATATCCCTTTGGCACAAAAACCAGCCACCTTGGGTTAA